One genomic segment of Bradyrhizobium diazoefficiens includes these proteins:
- a CDS encoding ABC transporter substrate-binding protein → MLSLMRRGPRAFASKLALSVVALSVGLASPVLAAGKTITAVMHSDLRIIDPIFTTAYITRDHGYMIYDTLVATDSNFKVQPQMADWKVSDDKLTYTFTLRDGLKWHDGAPVTAEDCVASLKRWAAVDGMGQKLMDFTASLEATDAKTITLKLKEPYGLVLDSIGKPSSRVAFMMPKRLAETPPDKQIPEQIGSGPFKFVASEFQPGVKAVYVKNTDYVPRKEPSSWTAGGKVVKVDRVEWITMPDSQTAVNALQSGDIDFMENLPYDMLPVLEANKELNIEVSNKFGFQTLGRMNFLYPPFDNVKVRRAALLAINQKDVLDALVGNAKYQKICGAFFVCDTPFASDVGAETLIKGNGMAEAKKALAESGYDGTPVVIMAPGDVTTLKAQPIVAAQLLREAGFKVDLQATDWQTVVSRRASQKPPKEGGWNMFFTNWVAADVSNPIANLSIGGQGKKGGWFGWAEDAKIEQLKDAFVRAASLDEQKKIATEIQKEAYDQVIYIPLGQYLLPSGWRKSLTGVLDGPATPVFWNIDKSE, encoded by the coding sequence ATGTTGAGCTTGATGCGCCGGGGGCCTCGCGCGTTCGCCTCCAAACTCGCGCTGTCGGTCGTCGCGCTTTCGGTCGGGCTGGCCTCGCCGGTGCTTGCCGCCGGCAAGACCATCACGGCGGTGATGCATTCGGATCTGCGGATCATCGATCCGATCTTCACCACGGCCTACATCACGCGCGACCATGGCTACATGATCTATGACACGCTGGTCGCTACCGATTCGAACTTCAAGGTCCAGCCGCAGATGGCGGACTGGAAGGTCTCCGACGACAAGCTCACCTACACCTTCACCCTGCGCGACGGCCTGAAGTGGCACGACGGCGCGCCGGTGACGGCGGAAGACTGCGTCGCCTCGCTCAAGCGCTGGGCCGCCGTCGACGGCATGGGCCAGAAGCTGATGGACTTCACCGCGAGCCTCGAGGCGACCGACGCCAAGACCATCACGCTGAAGCTGAAAGAGCCCTACGGCCTCGTGCTGGATTCGATCGGCAAGCCGTCCTCGCGCGTCGCCTTCATGATGCCGAAGCGTCTGGCCGAGACGCCGCCGGACAAGCAGATTCCCGAGCAGATCGGCTCGGGCCCCTTCAAGTTCGTGGCGTCGGAATTCCAGCCCGGCGTGAAGGCGGTCTACGTCAAGAACACCGACTACGTGCCGCGCAAGGAGCCGTCGAGCTGGACCGCTGGCGGCAAGGTGGTGAAGGTCGACCGCGTCGAGTGGATCACCATGCCGGACTCGCAGACGGCGGTGAACGCGTTGCAGTCGGGCGACATCGACTTCATGGAGAATCTGCCCTACGACATGCTGCCGGTGCTGGAGGCGAACAAGGAGCTCAATATCGAGGTCTCCAACAAGTTCGGATTCCAGACGCTCGGACGCATGAACTTCCTTTATCCGCCCTTCGACAACGTCAAGGTGCGCCGCGCCGCCTTGCTGGCGATCAACCAGAAGGACGTGCTCGACGCGCTGGTCGGCAACGCCAAATATCAGAAGATCTGCGGCGCGTTCTTCGTCTGCGACACGCCATTTGCGAGCGACGTCGGCGCCGAGACCCTGATCAAGGGCAACGGCATGGCGGAAGCCAAGAAGGCGCTCGCCGAATCCGGCTATGACGGCACGCCGGTGGTGATCATGGCGCCCGGCGACGTCACGACGCTGAAGGCGCAGCCGATCGTGGCGGCCCAGTTGCTGCGCGAAGCCGGCTTCAAGGTCGACCTGCAGGCGACCGATTGGCAGACCGTGGTGAGCCGCCGCGCCAGCCAGAAGCCGCCGAAGGAGGGCGGCTGGAACATGTTCTTCACCAACTGGGTCGCGGCCGACGTGTCGAACCCGATCGCCAATCTCTCGATCGGCGGCCAGGGCAAAAAGGGCGGCTGGTTCGGCTGGGCGGAAGACGCCAAGATCGAGCAGCTCAAGGACGCCTTCGTCCGCGCGGCTTCGCTCGACGAGCAGAAGAAGATCGCGACCGAGATCCAGAAGGAAGCCTATGACCAGGTGATCTACATTCCGCTCGGTCAGTATCTTCTGCCGAGCGGCTGGCGCAAATCGCTCACCGGCGTGCTGGACGGCCCGGCGACCCCGGTGTTCTGGAATATTGATAAATCCGAGTGA
- a CDS encoding nuclear transport factor 2 family protein — protein MTKSTLDLARARLKAYVHKDRTAIEALLADDYHFSSPIDNELDRATYLRRCWPNSEKTSSFDEVIATEDGNRAVIVYEAAAAGGHRFRNCEVTTARGDKIVRVEVYFGWDMPHKAPKGGFIENDAGA, from the coding sequence ATGACGAAAAGCACGCTCGATCTGGCACGTGCCAGGTTAAAGGCATACGTCCATAAGGATCGGACAGCGATCGAAGCGCTTCTTGCGGACGATTATCACTTCTCAAGTCCAATCGACAATGAGTTGGATCGTGCGACTTATCTGCGCCGCTGCTGGCCCAACAGCGAAAAAACCAGTTCGTTCGATGAAGTCATCGCGACCGAGGATGGAAATCGAGCAGTCATCGTCTATGAGGCAGCTGCTGCAGGAGGTCACAGGTTTCGCAATTGTGAGGTAACCACCGCTCGCGGAGACAAGATCGTTCGGGTGGAAGTCTACTTTGGATGGGATATGCCTCACAAAGCTCCGAAGGGCGGCTTTATCGAAAATGACGCCGGCGCATGA
- a CDS encoding lactonase family protein gives MSRNIAIGLSFAAAVLLSTSFSTGHAKPFMIVGLDEKLLWDDSGKPVLSAPGKDQVLIVDLASPETPKIVAALPLKNSVVGPPVNVAIDPSGTMALVADSVDVVKDGEALKQVLDNKIYVVDLRADPPKLAATLTGGKQPSGLSFSPDGKMALVANRGDNSISVLSVNGTDVKITDTVAMPDSPSHVTFTPDGKRALVARFPAHKISMLDIAGDKVTYNKIDLPAGQWPYNVAAAPGGKIALTSDNGNAGASDGSVDTTSVIDLEANPPRIIDRVVVGDGPEGLAISPKGDVAVAVILRGSNMKSAYFYEKNGSITVLKIDGKKVSKTQDIEVGGLPEAAVFTPDGKYLLVGNYLTQDFSILKVDGTNVTDTGRRFQVPGHPASARMGP, from the coding sequence ATGTCCCGTAACATTGCCATAGGATTATCTTTTGCGGCCGCGGTGCTGCTCAGCACGAGCTTTAGCACTGGGCACGCGAAGCCGTTTATGATCGTGGGGCTTGATGAGAAGCTGCTGTGGGACGACAGCGGCAAGCCCGTTCTCTCTGCACCCGGCAAGGATCAGGTTCTCATCGTCGATCTCGCCTCTCCTGAAACCCCCAAGATCGTTGCTGCCCTGCCGCTGAAGAACTCGGTGGTCGGCCCGCCCGTGAACGTCGCGATCGATCCCAGCGGTACGATGGCGCTGGTCGCCGACTCGGTCGATGTCGTCAAGGACGGAGAGGCGCTGAAACAGGTGCTCGACAATAAAATCTACGTCGTAGATTTGCGGGCCGATCCGCCCAAGCTGGCCGCGACGCTCACTGGCGGGAAGCAGCCATCCGGGCTCAGCTTCAGTCCAGATGGCAAGATGGCGCTGGTCGCCAATCGCGGAGACAATTCGATCAGCGTCCTATCCGTGAATGGCACTGACGTGAAGATCACGGACACCGTTGCGATGCCCGACAGTCCGTCGCACGTGACGTTCACCCCGGATGGCAAGAGAGCCCTGGTCGCCCGCTTCCCTGCTCACAAGATCTCAATGCTGGATATCGCAGGCGACAAGGTGACGTACAACAAGATTGACTTGCCTGCCGGCCAGTGGCCCTACAATGTTGCGGCCGCGCCCGGCGGGAAAATCGCCCTGACCTCGGACAACGGCAACGCAGGTGCCTCCGATGGAAGCGTGGATACCACGAGCGTCATCGATCTGGAGGCCAATCCGCCGCGTATCATTGATCGCGTGGTGGTCGGTGACGGTCCCGAGGGTCTTGCAATCAGTCCCAAGGGCGACGTTGCGGTTGCCGTGATTCTGCGCGGCTCCAACATGAAGAGCGCATACTTCTACGAAAAGAACGGCAGCATCACGGTGCTGAAGATTGACGGAAAGAAAGTGAGCAAGACCCAAGATATCGAAGTCGGCGGGTTGCCGGAGGCCGCGGTATTCACTCCTGACGGCAAATACCTTCTCGTCGGCAACTATCTGACACAGGACTTCTCGATCCTGAAGGTAGATGGCACGAACGTCACGGATACGGGCAGGCGCTTCCAGGTGCCGGGGCATCCCGCCTCGGCCCGGATGGGGCCGTAG
- a CDS encoding glycosyltransferase family 39 protein yields MAERSDRAPARWRRPFLRWLDAVEAGWAVPLLVACFVAAWTLYLAIAYAGGGLHPDTLEAWTLGRNFAFGYHKHPPLMGWIAASWTTVFPLSDWSLQLMAMANAGLALFCVDLVARQFVTGHKRVLVLLLLMLTPAYQFHAQRFNANSVLLAVWPLATWCFLRAFETRTALWASAAGCTAALAMVGKYYSIFLVASFAFAALAHPARRAYFTSASPWISAVTGLAVLSPHIWWLATTGASTFTYALAHANGNAASSLIEAKNFVLGLAAAMGVSAVVWVLIAGRRLKQFPADLAAMSPGLRLLFYVAIGTIVLPVLTSLAMGTDLPSLWALQGLFLFVVLIVCGARYPIERFYTVNVTVIVIGVALAAVLVAAPIHAFYRNNHGYEEGRNFYAQAANELTRQWRELTGEPLSAVSGDDSLAFATAFYSADHPHYARPFEYQYKWGLPRKTTLDGGWAALCFRDQDHCGRWMESVQAGYFVRREFTVQATLWGRPGVTRGVLVLMVPPHDNSAAPESAADEFGASRRPAQ; encoded by the coding sequence ATGGCCGAACGGTCCGATCGCGCGCCGGCGCGCTGGCGCCGGCCGTTCCTGCGCTGGCTCGACGCTGTCGAGGCGGGCTGGGCCGTGCCCCTTCTCGTTGCCTGCTTCGTTGCGGCCTGGACGCTTTATCTTGCGATCGCCTATGCCGGCGGCGGCCTGCATCCCGACACGCTCGAGGCATGGACGCTGGGCCGGAATTTCGCGTTCGGCTATCACAAGCACCCGCCGCTGATGGGCTGGATTGCCGCGAGCTGGACCACCGTCTTCCCGCTGAGCGACTGGTCGCTGCAATTGATGGCGATGGCCAATGCGGGGCTTGCGCTGTTCTGCGTCGATCTCGTCGCGCGGCAGTTCGTGACCGGGCACAAGCGCGTCCTGGTGCTGCTGCTGTTGATGCTGACACCGGCCTATCAATTCCACGCACAGCGCTTCAATGCCAATTCGGTGCTGCTCGCGGTCTGGCCGCTCGCGACCTGGTGCTTCCTGCGTGCGTTCGAGACGCGCACCGCGCTGTGGGCGTCTGCGGCGGGATGCACGGCGGCGCTGGCGATGGTCGGCAAGTATTATTCGATCTTCCTGGTTGCGAGTTTCGCGTTTGCCGCGCTGGCTCATCCGGCGCGGCGCGCTTACTTCACCTCGGCTTCGCCCTGGATATCGGCCGTGACCGGGCTCGCCGTGCTGTCGCCGCACATCTGGTGGCTCGCGACGACGGGGGCATCGACCTTCACCTATGCGCTGGCCCACGCCAACGGCAATGCCGCAAGCTCGCTCATCGAGGCCAAGAACTTCGTGCTGGGGCTGGCAGCAGCCATGGGCGTCTCCGCCGTGGTCTGGGTGTTGATCGCGGGGAGGCGGCTCAAACAGTTTCCGGCCGACCTCGCGGCCATGAGTCCGGGCCTGCGGCTTCTCTTCTACGTCGCGATCGGCACGATCGTGCTGCCGGTGCTGACGTCGCTCGCGATGGGAACGGATCTGCCGTCGCTATGGGCGCTGCAGGGCTTGTTCCTGTTCGTCGTGCTGATCGTTTGCGGCGCGCGCTATCCGATCGAGCGCTTCTACACGGTCAATGTCACGGTGATCGTCATCGGCGTTGCGCTTGCGGCCGTCCTTGTCGCCGCGCCGATCCACGCCTTCTATCGCAACAATCACGGCTACGAAGAAGGCCGGAATTTCTATGCGCAGGCGGCAAACGAGCTGACGCGCCAGTGGCGCGAGCTGACCGGCGAGCCGTTGAGTGCCGTGAGCGGCGACGATTCGCTGGCCTTTGCCACCGCATTCTACAGCGCCGATCATCCCCATTACGCGCGGCCGTTCGAGTACCAATACAAGTGGGGCCTTCCGCGCAAGACGACGCTGGACGGCGGCTGGGCCGCGCTGTGCTTCCGTGACCAGGATCATTGCGGCAGGTGGATGGAATCGGTGCAAGCGGGATACTTTGTCCGGCGCGAGTTCACCGTCCAGGCAACGCTGTGGGGGAGACCCGGCGTGACGCGGGGCGTCCTGGTGCTGATGGTGCCACCGCACGACAACAGCGCGGCGCCTGAAAGCGCGGCCGACGAGTTCGGCGCCAGCAGACGTCCCGCGCAGTAA
- a CDS encoding multidrug effflux MFS transporter, producing the protein MSDVNADDWVSAGHRPMGFPEFVIVIASIMALNPLAMDMMLPALPNIGAAFKIPVANHLQLVLSTFLIGFGAGQFVTGPLSDRFGRRPVLLGGMAVYAVASVLAVAAPSFETLLLARALQGLGTSATRVIATSIVRDCYVGRRMASVMSLAMMVFIAVPVIAPSFGQAVLLVTQWRGIFVVLMLYGLLALAWSVWRLPETLPHSERRSLAPADLLSAFRQTVTNRQTIGYATAAGSVIGALFAYVFSAQQVFTGVYHLGHYFPLAFAAIAAGTAVAGFLNSQLVGRLGMRVISHGALSLYTAVAAVMLLTESLGMLPLSLFMLLSALMMFSFGMMVANFTALAMEPQGHIAGTASSLYGSITTLIGIVVGMAIGQSFDGTLLPFSVGFFLSTLAALAIVLVVEKGRLFRPHHRPA; encoded by the coding sequence TTGTCTGACGTCAATGCCGACGATTGGGTGTCCGCCGGACACCGCCCCATGGGCTTTCCCGAATTCGTCATCGTGATCGCGTCCATCATGGCGCTGAATCCGCTTGCGATGGACATGATGCTGCCGGCGCTTCCCAATATCGGGGCAGCCTTCAAGATTCCCGTCGCCAACCATCTCCAGCTGGTGCTGTCGACCTTCCTGATCGGTTTCGGCGCCGGCCAGTTCGTGACGGGCCCCCTGTCGGACCGCTTCGGCCGCCGCCCGGTGCTGCTCGGCGGCATGGCGGTCTATGCGGTGGCGAGCGTGCTGGCGGTCGCCGCGCCCTCGTTCGAGACGCTGCTGCTGGCGCGCGCGCTGCAGGGGCTCGGCACCTCGGCGACGCGCGTGATCGCGACGTCGATCGTGCGCGACTGCTATGTCGGCCGCCGCATGGCGAGCGTGATGTCGCTCGCCATGATGGTGTTCATCGCCGTGCCCGTGATCGCGCCCTCGTTCGGACAGGCGGTGCTTCTCGTCACGCAGTGGCGGGGCATCTTCGTCGTGCTGATGCTCTACGGGCTCTTGGCCCTGGCGTGGAGCGTGTGGCGGCTGCCGGAGACGCTGCCTCACTCGGAGCGCCGGTCGCTGGCACCCGCCGATTTGCTCTCGGCCTTCCGGCAGACCGTCACCAACCGCCAGACCATCGGCTACGCGACGGCCGCCGGCAGCGTCATTGGCGCCCTGTTCGCTTACGTGTTTTCGGCGCAGCAGGTGTTCACCGGGGTCTATCATCTCGGCCATTATTTCCCGCTCGCCTTCGCCGCGATTGCGGCCGGCACGGCCGTGGCCGGCTTCCTCAATTCGCAGCTGGTCGGACGGCTCGGCATGCGCGTGATCTCGCATGGCGCGTTGAGCCTCTACACCGCGGTGGCTGCCGTGATGCTGCTGACCGAAAGCCTCGGCATGTTGCCGCTGTCCCTGTTCATGCTGCTCTCGGCGCTGATGATGTTCTCGTTCGGCATGATGGTCGCGAACTTCACCGCGCTGGCGATGGAGCCGCAGGGCCATATCGCCGGCACCGCCTCCTCGCTTTACGGCTCGATCACGACGCTGATCGGCATCGTGGTTGGCATGGCGATCGGACAGAGCTTTGACGGCACGCTGCTGCCGTTCTCGGTCGGCTTCTTCCTGTCGACGCTCGCTGCGCTCGCGATCGTGCTGGTGGTGGAAAAGGGACGGCTGTTTCGGCCGCATCACCGTCCCGCTTGA